The Mycobacterium sp. 3519A genome contains a region encoding:
- a CDS encoding 5-guanidino-2-oxopentanoate decarboxylase, translating to MTTHRNGGAAVVESLAAQGVDTVFGIPGTHNLELYRHFPATGIRAVTPRHEQGAGYAAEAYARVTGRPGVVVATSGPGLTNTMTAAATAYAESQPMLILSSGMPTDAEGHDLGQLHEAKNTSGAMDQLIRWSRRVRTAEDAAEAVSDAFDSFAAGRPRPVHIEIPVDVLEAQWTGEPRAAAKHAAPQADPEAVRAAAEVLAAAVQPMIIAGGGAVNAQREVTALAETLDAPVATTVNGKGVVDEAHPLSVGASVRLRAVQKAAAESDALLVVGSELGDSDLWEGQIRARTVIRCDIEPGQLQKNCPADHTLLGDAAATVAALRAALPAATARPHDRAAAVRAACREEAAKDAGGYAEINAAVRAALPADGVLTGDSSQVTYFGSVHFFDMPAPRRFCYSPGFATLGYGLPAGLGAAIGLPGTPVAVLLGDGALMFSVQELMTLVEQQLSIPVVVVDNGGYQEIRDQEAVRGIAPIGVELRTPDFAALAVAMGARGVRTTSTAELTDLVRGAFAADGPTVIHFDIR from the coding sequence ATGACCACGCATCGCAACGGCGGCGCTGCGGTGGTGGAAAGCCTTGCCGCACAAGGGGTGGACACCGTCTTCGGTATCCCTGGCACACACAACCTCGAGCTGTACCGCCATTTTCCGGCGACCGGAATCCGCGCGGTCACCCCGCGCCACGAGCAGGGAGCGGGATACGCCGCCGAAGCCTACGCCCGAGTCACCGGCAGGCCAGGTGTGGTGGTGGCCACCAGCGGGCCCGGCCTGACGAACACGATGACGGCGGCGGCCACCGCCTATGCGGAGTCGCAGCCGATGCTGATCCTGTCGTCCGGGATGCCCACCGACGCCGAGGGCCATGACCTCGGACAGCTGCACGAGGCCAAGAACACCAGCGGCGCAATGGATCAGCTGATCCGCTGGAGCCGCCGGGTACGCACCGCCGAGGACGCCGCTGAAGCCGTCTCGGACGCGTTCGACTCGTTCGCCGCCGGTCGTCCGCGCCCGGTGCACATCGAGATTCCCGTCGACGTCCTCGAGGCGCAGTGGACGGGGGAGCCCCGTGCGGCCGCCAAACACGCTGCCCCACAAGCTGATCCGGAGGCGGTCCGCGCCGCGGCCGAGGTACTGGCAGCCGCGGTCCAGCCGATGATCATCGCAGGCGGGGGAGCGGTGAACGCGCAGCGGGAGGTGACCGCGCTGGCCGAGACACTCGACGCGCCGGTCGCCACCACGGTCAACGGCAAGGGCGTCGTCGACGAGGCCCATCCGCTGTCGGTTGGCGCATCCGTCCGGCTTCGGGCCGTGCAGAAGGCCGCCGCCGAAAGCGACGCGCTGCTTGTGGTTGGGTCCGAACTCGGCGATTCGGACCTGTGGGAAGGGCAGATTCGCGCGCGAACGGTGATCCGATGCGATATCGAACCGGGCCAGTTGCAGAAGAACTGCCCGGCCGACCACACGCTGCTCGGCGACGCCGCGGCCACCGTCGCCGCCCTTCGGGCCGCGTTGCCCGCCGCGACCGCACGCCCCCACGACCGCGCGGCGGCGGTGCGGGCGGCGTGCCGCGAGGAAGCGGCGAAGGACGCGGGCGGCTACGCGGAGATCAACGCCGCCGTGCGCGCGGCGCTGCCTGCCGACGGCGTGCTGACCGGAGACAGTTCGCAGGTCACCTACTTCGGCTCGGTGCATTTCTTCGACATGCCTGCCCCGCGGCGCTTCTGTTATTCGCCCGGGTTCGCCACGCTGGGTTACGGGCTGCCCGCCGGCCTCGGCGCCGCGATCGGGCTGCCAGGAACGCCGGTGGCGGTGTTGCTCGGCGATGGCGCGCTGATGTTCTCCGTGCAGGAACTGATGACGCTTGTCGAACAACAACTTTCGATACCGGTCGTCGTCGTCGACAACGGCGGCTACCAAGAGATCCGGGACCAGGAGGCGGTCAGGGGCATTGCGCCGATCGGCGTCGAACTGCGCACACCGGACTTCGCCGCCCTCGCGGTGGCGATGGGGGCACGTGGAGTGCGCACGACGTCGACGGCCGAGTTGACCGACCTCGTCCGCGGTGCGTTCGCCGCTGACGGACCGACTGTCATCCACTTCGACATCCGCTGA